GCCTATAATAATGGATTCAAATGGAGATTTTGCATGACTGATTACAAACTCTGATTCAGATATGCTTTAATAAGTTCACTATCTGTTGGTAACAAAGTTGCCTGTGATGTTGGGGAGAAATAGAGGCCAAACTGTTTTGCAAGGATTTGCTGGAACTTCAGAAAATTCATTGTTTAAGATTTGACCTCCATCCCTGAGGAGAAATAAGGTGCAGctcaaataaccacatagcCAAGGAAATTGTTCCTGTACAGATTACAGATAATAGTGATAAACACTCGCCAATGttggaaaaaaacaaatcaaagggTGTATTTAGGTACTATTGGTCCCCTTCTGCCCTTTACTGTCGTGACCTGGGTTAGAGTATAGATGTATGCACATATTTAAGTACTCAACATAATCTCAGGAGACTATCTATTTGGCAGAGCTTAGatctaatttgtttttcttttccttgccCCAGCTAAATTTCATACCAACTTTAGATGCACTggcccttatttaattatctgtGGTGTCTTGTAGATGCCTCAAAATCAGGTGTGGCTCAAGAAACATTACAGAATGCTGTTCGTAGAAGCAGCAAGGTCATGACAGAGCAAGAAGCTAGGCAGATTCTTAATGTCTCAGAGACAACCACTTGGGAGGAAGTTATGAAGGTAAATACTTTCCACATTTATATCTTGTTTACCGTCTCATATATGCATTTTGAACAGGTTCTGAAAATTCTTCTTAAACCTGTGCAGAGATATGACACTTTATTCGAAAATAATGCCAAGAACGGGACCTTTTACCTTCAGTCAAAAGTTCACAGGGCCAAGGAATGCTTAGAGGCTGCATATCAAGACAAAGGTCAGGGTACGGGTACCCCTAGTTGAGAGTATGGTTGTAATTCCTCCAATTTTTGCCCTTTTCATTTATTGTATAATTAGTGTTCAGGCCTAATGGCCCGAAAGATTGAAACTGTATACACATGTTCGTTTATCTCATCCCCCTTGAAATGCGAGAGTTTGTTGAAGTTGTTGTGTTCACATCTTATGTTTgatcaataataataatagtagtTGGGTTGGAATTTGCAAAGTGGTCTTAGACGGAGGGCAGGCTGAGGCCATCAAGCTTTTTTGTTTCGTGCTTTGGCCAAGCTAAGCTGTCTAAATGGACAGAAATTATACTCTCTCCCAATCCAACTGTGtgttttgttccttttttgtaCAATAGAAAAGCATCTGTTGGCCGACTTTGATTGACAAGTCACAAGTTTGATCAGTTGTGCTCTATGATTATGCTTTAGCACCATTACATGTGTTGCTATTTAGAtccctttatttatttagtaccctctcatttttttgtctttgtaAATTTACAGTTCGCTTTACTGTTGCGATAAAtttgagaaacaaaaacagaatatgaaaaattatgGGCCGTTAGGTACCATTTTTAGTCGTCATTTTCCGTTTTCTAAAATCagaaacaatgaaaatattcGTTCGGTGAGTTattttaaacagaaaatcaatttcataaaatagATTCAAAATTGTGCCTTGAGTTTGAAAACGTCAAAATGTGTTTTCAAGAATGGGGGATTCACTATCACTAGTCCAAAAAGGGTCAAAATTGGGGACAGTGGGATGTCATGCAACgtttttttaaagtttagTACCCAAAGTTCCAATAAAGGGTCAAAATATAACgggaaattttgaaatttttctatatttttgaAGTTCAATGAAGCAAGTTTGGCATTattgtgctgtgaaaataaccactgtcagatttgctgtgagagaaagtaaTTTGacgtttggtaaattttttgttataagtgttgttggtactaaTTCCCgtataatcagaaaatgattccCACATAATCATTAAAACTAGCGCCTCTTCGAAATtaattcctgcataatcagaaaatgaaagcaccttaTTAGCTGATTTCCCTTATAGTTTTTTCTCacatcaatttttaacaagAAGTTATTTTCTCGTAGTTTAGCAAACGAGCTGggcttcccaaattttttttaaaaatcacttgTCACCtaaaataagcaatgccaaacgaCCACTTacactaaaaactaaaattcaaattcctcATGTTAAAAAACTTCCCTTCCAAATGAATTTcaagattaaaaataaaaatctcatGTTAATCTGACGACTAAATTTGTCGTGATGAAACATAATatttgataaaaattgaaacaaataaaggagaaaaatgaGGACTTGAGACTAGCTTTACCAATTATCGAGTAtgattacaaaaataatattggtTGAATTGTCTAAAGACAAGATAGAGCTACTTAGCAGTCCATCTATTCAAATTACTTGCCCCGATTTTACTTGCTCTCTCACTCGCAGGCCAGAACAATGTTATAATGGCTGTAAGCTCCAACAAAAGTGTCAAAAAaacgaagaagaaaacatgGCTCCTAGCATCCACAATTCCTACTCCGAGGATTCAACCTCTACTAAATGTATCAAATGCATCTACAGTGAAGCAAAACCGCAACAAGACGGGATTGTCTAAAGTGCAACTCCAATACAGTATTCTCTTTTCCAAATGAAACGCCGAACTGAAGTCTAGCAGACTTGACTATACAAGCGCTCCCCAGTAATCTGTGTGATCAAATGGGAACAGATTACTGCTTTTTCTCTTCTGCTTTCCTCGGCTGAAAGAAACGACGCATAGCACCATATAAGAGAAACAATAGATAACAAATAAATCCTTCTGGGGCTTAAGCAGAAGGAGCATTTAGTAATAAGATAACCAAAAGAGTGGTATTCAATCCCCCTATCTAAAAGCAATGGGGGGCTGCAGATGCAAAAGGCTACAGAATAGTCTTTCAATAGCCACAGAGGCACACGGACGCATACAAAACACCAGAAACATAACAAGCAGGAGGATTCTGATATGATTCGATATGGATTTTGATATGAACAGGTGAGGCAACTACTAAAATTCGATATGATTCTTTAGATAACAAATCCCAACATCCCCATTTCCCAACTTCTTGCTTCATCTTACAAATATTTGCAGGCTAAAATATTCAGTATTTGTAAACACCAATGGTATTTGGTGCATAAGACGCTAATAACACCAAttgcaaaatatgaaaattgtgATAGTTTTATCCGTATAATAAACTTTACCtcaaaaaggagaaagaaaaaagagtgaaATGAGATTTGGGAGGAATAAAAAATGATAGCAAAGGGATCATTGTGCACATAGCAAGC
The window above is part of the Prunus dulcis chromosome 1, ALMONDv2, whole genome shotgun sequence genome. Proteins encoded here:
- the LOC117636264 gene encoding mitochondrial import inner membrane translocase subunit PAM16 like 2 isoform X1, which produces MGKPINQTSIKQHMRNSEEEEEEEEIGNPNLYGKEDRQSDRFDTIQLCIVARALVQAYRQALQNASKSGVAQETLQNAVRRSSKVMTEQEARQILNVSETTTWEEVMKRYDTLFENNAKNGTFYLQSKVHRAKECLEAAYQDKGQGTGTPS
- the LOC117636264 gene encoding mitochondrial import inner membrane translocase subunit PAM16 like 2 isoform X2, with translation MAAKILANLIVMGSSIVARALVQAYRQALQNASKSGVAQETLQNAVRRSSKVMTEQEARQILNVSETTTWEEVMKRYDTLFENNAKNGTFYLQSKVHRAKECLEAAYQDKGQGTGTPS